The following nucleotide sequence is from Nymphalis io chromosome Z, ilAglIoxx1.1, whole genome shotgun sequence.
CAAGTGAATTTCATGAGATATAgggtttcatttcatttatgcgattttttatattatatttatctaatacatttagttaaatagctttgttttatgtatatttttataaaattagctaCTAAGATAGGAAATACGAAAATTTGTTACTAAAGTAACTaagctaatttttttaaagacgtTATAGATTTTGTCCCTCCTTTCCTCATCCCAAAAGGGGCGAGGAGCGGTTAACAAAGGACGCGTGGACGTGTCCGCGCAGTTTTATGATAATGGAAGGGGATATATGTGATGATTGATCTTATGCTACGCATTAGTGttctaatattttctttcattacCTACATTTactgaattatttgattttatgctTGATGTACATTTGACGTAGCTTAACATTCTTCTACAGTTAACAAATAAAAGGACACATATTTTGTTGTAGAACTGTCAGACAATGAGTAACGAGTATCAAGAGGAAGTCAGAATGCAACAACATTCCAGCAGCGAAGCCTCGTCCAATGACAGATCGGCACCTACAACTGACAATACAAACAGATATTATTATAGTGAGATCATTTTATCTTACCTCATTTTCATTTACATTATTcgaataagtttattataattgaattgtgtttttaaaacagaaaaagtCATTGCGGAGTCACTTGAGAAAAATATGTTCAATCTATCATTGGGGTTGGATCTGGATGATGACGACTGTGATCGTAAGTAACTAacgcaaaaatataatattactgtattttacatgtttataataattttataactaaatgtAATAACTTTTACAGTCAGCCCATACGCCTCTTCCCGGGGACCACCACTTCCTTTTGTCTTCAACAATTACCTCGACAATGAAGACGATTCCGAAGAATCTGGTATCGATTATAAGATAAGCAAAATTGGGGGCTTGGATCACGTGGTATTGTTTTTCGTTTCTCCAGGCTATTAATAAGCCAAATacgtttttaaatgtaaaaaaaaaaattgcaggcCATGAATAGTCCTCACTGGTATGCCCTTGTCAGGCCACACTTAACTCTTCTAGAACGCGAGGAATTGTGGGACAGAACTCCTTGGGTGAGTCCCTTTTACTAACTAAACTTTAACTAATAAGAATGATATGATTGAAATTTgcttcgataaaaaatatttactatcgcATTTTTACTTTGTTTGTGCAGgcagtaaaattttattggggTGAATCCGATGATACTGATGCTGAAGATGGAGATCCTGTACCTTCTTCGTTATTTAAGGatcaatcaaatttttaaaaactgttGGTTACACTCTACTTTTACTAACTTTCAAGTagggttattatatattaaagttatcaTATGTGTTTAGATTTTgtctttctaatattatataacgtttGTGAAACTTGCCAGTACAACTGGCATTTTTAATGtatcgaattataattatagttgtaTCCTGGGCTTGGGAAACCAGATACACACAGAAatgatgattataatataatattagtagagtTTTGTTAAGCAAGAGATGTCtttgtgaatatataaatagaagaaGTCTGATATTCCCATGAAAATCATGAAAGTGCCTCCGGCACtacaataatgaaaatttaatattcatttaatttttttaacagtttttgatatttaatattaaataacagaaaatagtgaaaattataatatattttgggtactaaattaattatagtaaatgAGCCTCGTAGTTGAATAATGATAGTGCCAGctgattttaaaatgaagtaTGAGATTTCTTCTAGAGATATCTCACAGTATGAGTTCAGTTCGTAGCTAGTCATTTTGAATTCCAAGCATTTTATTATGTTCGGGTAAACGTAGTTGAGATATtgttttatagatataaataaaataggaaaaGTTCTCAGGAATATGTGGAATAGAATCTGAAAGATTAAATATGGCGACTGTATGTGTAGTCtacattagtaaaataatattattaatgacaaGAATATATCTAATCATTAGAAATTAAATGGATCTGTCttgctattaattttattttaatttatttataaagtcaatttttcccactgttatttattgatataatttaacatcTTTTAGAAATCTTCCGcctaaaacgtttttttaatatatttcattcttaCCTATAccatactatataatatgtacatatattatggaACGGGTGACTATGATCtactatatgaaatataaaatactagcaTTTAATaaagtaccgtaccgtaacagcctgtgaatgtcccactgctgggctaaaggaatcctctcctctttttgaggagaagatttggagcttattccaccacgctgctcgaatgcgggttggtagaattcacatgtggcagaatttcagtgaaattagacacatgcaggtttcctcacgatgttttccttcaccgtaaagcatgagatgaattataatcacaaattaagcacatgaaaattcagtggtgcttgcccgggtttgaaccacgatcatcggttaagattcacgcgttcttaccacagggccatctcggcttttttaatattaaataaagtaattatatagaaaatatggCGGCATCAGATAATTTGTCTCGTCAGGTAAATGACGTTGTAATACGTCGAATGTTTTATGTGTAGTTTAGAAATAGTCGTACATGTCTATTTAATTCTCTCATGTCATCATAAAGTTAATCAAATTGTTATTAAGTAGTTAAACATTGAATTGTatcacattataattataactatataaatattagactttaaataaaaatcaagaaattctttgttgtttattttatatatatatatataatatatatataaatatatatataataataataatataaaatatatatagaagaaaaaatatgtatactaaCCACATATTTCTGTAAAAACTCACttaattactcacccgtgaaatgtttacttatggtgatatacaatTATGATGCGTGTATTATTGAATtggttatgattattatggtcaatatcgcttATCACCTTCTTACATTTTACGGGTACTCACAGGTAAATTTTCTGCTCACTCGATAAAGTGTCATCTATGACACTTTTTGAGCAGCTCTCTTCTGTGATATAAGATGATATCTAGGTACATAGAAATAGCGTTGAAATTCCGATTATTGAAACTAGATAGCGCTGTTTTTATTCCTGACGTTCTATAAGCAATTCACGTGCAGGTGTCGCTTATAGAATCTCCTAAGGGGGTTCAATGCAAATAATTTTGTATGGAAGTTAgtcatttcttatattattaaattgctttTTCATGAGACTGACCCCGATTGTCTTTAAAAAAACTACGAAATAAACCCAAaagaaaaaacacaaaaatggtTAAGTATTTTGTAATGACCTATTAGTATCCAATAGTGCTGTAAATAAcgatgaaaaataatttgagaaatacgataataaataacataaatccaCAATTTCGTACTAGATATACACTGACTAAACAATCTATTCTTGATCATGTTTGCACAGACCAAAAAACCATAAATATCACCTGTCTGAAGTTCTACTATTTGACGACCAAAgacaactatatttaaaaataagaaaatatacacCTGAAGCCAAGAAGAAAATAAGTTATCAAGCTATAAACTATAATACTTAACACAATTCTGTCGAAaagtctataaaaaatattacggaTCCTATAGATCCAGATAAGATCTAGAAAGTTCTATAAAAATCGCTCTATATAACAAGCCAATAAAATTAGGAAACACAACATAAAAAACCCACCAAGATGTAATTAAGTAAAGATGTAGTTaagatgtaattaattaataaataaagagattATTTCATCTATAaggaagaaaaaacaaaaatgggCTTTTGACAAAGAGGCAATGCAACAAATTCAAACGctaaaattaactattatattaaggaatttaaaaatgcaaaaacaaaactttaaacACGTGGggactaattattatattagctaacaataaaattaaatctcatCCTGCTCCTTCTAAAATAAACAGATCGTATGGTCCTATTACTAACGTCAAAGAAAAatgtgataatttatatattttttcgaatcaattgattgatttaatcaattttaaatttactacaCAGCCAGTTACATCTAACATGGGAGAACTGCTCACCCTAACTGTCACCACTGAAACGGGAATTAGcaattatctatactaatattataaagaggtaaagtttgtaaggttgtagggggtaatctctggatccaCTTGaccaattttgttttttttttaccaatagaaagccacattatttgtgatatattaacccgaaaaaagAAAAGACTTTTTCTTGGTACTGGGATTTGCAAAGttagtcggagaaaaaacggtcgaacgaaaatgtttgttacgaacgctgccttaccGATGAgaaatatatgattgagttctagagaataGTTGTAACTTGATAATGcgtacaaaaaagtcagcgacagcatatctaaggtttatatttaagtgacaaaaagtagttttttatatgtataaaaaatatattttaaatcgttaggtcatgtttattggtcatattatcaaca
It contains:
- the LOC126780409 gene encoding uncharacterized protein LOC126780409 yields the protein MLKNSALETDMTINSHTMDEECELDVIIEPDFISESSSDDETESSADNMSDYYYDNIIAESLADNMFNLSVESDLEDDDDDCDLSPYASSRGPPIPFVFNDYPEDDAGEIDLDFKISKIGGLDHVAVNSPMWYAQVRPHLTQEEREELWDRTPWNCQTMSNEYQEEVRMQQHSSSEASSNDRSAPTTDNTNRYYYKKVIAESLEKNMFNLSLGLDLDDDDCDLSPYASSRGPPLPFVFNNYLDNEDDSEESGIDYKISKIGGLDHVAMNSPHWYALVRPHLTLLEREELWDRTPWAVKFYWGESDDTDAEDGDPVPSSLFKDQSNF